TCATTCGGGTATTATGGCGCCCGCTGAGACGGGATAGGCTACTATAATCCTGTGATGCATAAGGGAAATTGGCAGAGTGGTTGAATGCACCGGTCTTGAAAACCGGCGAACGTTAATAGCGTTCCCAGGGTTCGAATCCCTGGTTTCCCGCCAAGATTCAAACGAAAGCCCCGCACTGGCGGGGGCTTTTGTGTTTTTTGGCGTTAGGCAAACCTGGCATTTTGAAAGATGGCTCGTTCCACGCAACGCGAACACGCTGCGATCAGCGGGTCGGCGTATAAAAAGCCCTACCGACCCCCGCTATTCAGCCTTCCCCCGCACAATCCTCCCCGACTTCACCTCATCCGCATACCCGCTGAGCTTTTCCTGCTGAGCGGTGAGCAATTTCCGCATTTTCATCAGGGCAATGGCCGTATCGGGTGATTGAGCGAGCCCTGCGATAGTGGTCAGCTCGGCTGCCGACCAGGCGATAATTGCCGTCGCATCTTCAAGGTCGTAAAACAGTTCCTGCTGGGGTGTCCTGGGGCCGTCGAGATTTTCCATCAGATCTGCCATTTACGCGGGTCGTCCATAGAAGTGGTTCAGCGCTATCAGTTCAGTCACCGCCACGAAAACGCAGAGCAGGACAAAACCGGGACTGAACACCCGCTTGCGACCGGATGAGCCGCCGCCGAGCCCGGAGTCGTTGCCATAGTCAGGGATCAGCATAAGGAAAGCCAGGCAAGCCAAGACGCCAACCTTGCTCCAGAAGCTCTGTTCTCGCCATGCAGTCATGTGCTTACCCTGGGCTCTGTCTTTAAACGGCCATTGAATTCCATTCCGCGAGTATTACGGGTGCTCCCATCTCCTTGCAAATCTGCATTCTCATAATTCATTGCACAGTAGAGAGCACCCGCGATAAGAGAATGGCGGTTGGCGAACAGCTCACCAAGCGTGTCGTCAGCAGATGCACGAAGCCCATCCAGAGGAAAAGCCTTAGCTTCGTGATGCACTGAACCTTCGGTAGACTGCGATGGTTGGCTGGGCTGCTGGCGTTGTGACGGCCTGTTCATCTACACCTCTAAATCTGTCGAAGGCGTATCAATGTTCAAATACTTTTGGCCTGCCATTGTGTTTTCATTTCTAACGGGCTGTACAAACACCTCGGTTATCAGTCAACAACAACTGAATTCGTCCAGCACGCCTGTTGCACACTCATTCAAGCAAGCCCTCCAACTGGCACCCTCGACCCCATTACCGATCAACCGTGGTTTATTTCCAGAACGCTGGGAGATCACAGCAACCAATCCACGCCTCGAAGTTGGGCAGGTACCGGGTAATTACCGGGTGTTCGACTTCCAGCTGCGCAAGGGGCAAGCCTACGTCATCAACGTCAATTCCATGTGCAACAACCTGTGCTTCGGCTTTTCGAAAACCGTATTGAAACCCCGTCTGGCAGTGGTCGATGCGCAGGGTAACGTCGTAGCTGACCACCTGGCAGGGCAGAATCCTTTGACGGTTGAGTGGTCCGGTATTGCGCCAGCCGACGGCAGGTATTTTCTGATTGTCGCTGCGGATAATCAAACGCTAGGCCAGACGGTGTTCACCATGAATGCACCCGTGCCGGGATACACTGGCATGACAGTTCCGGTTGGTATGGCGAGCGCGCCGTTCGGTAAAGTGATTGCGTATGTGGCGTTTCCCGATGGGTGAAGCAACTACGTACACCCGTCTTTGCACAGGTCGGCAGGCTTCACTTACATTGTTTTGACAGACACCACTTCCACGAACCTGAATTTCTTTCTCGCGGCCCTGGTGGCTTCTTGCTCAGCAACCAGGGAACTCAGCGTGTCAGCCTCGTGCACGATCTCGTGCATCTTGCCTTCAAATTCATTGCCCACCCGCAGTGTGACTTTCAATCTGGGGGTAAAGCCTTTTGAGACTGGGTTTTTCTTCGCGGTTTTTAGCGGCTGGGCAGGCACTTTTTCCGGGACGATCTCCGGTACTGGAGCGATAACTGTTGGCGCATGAGGCTCAGGTTCACCGAACAGCGCCCGACGCATCTCTTCTTCTGTCAATTTTGAATTCATACTGTTTCTCGAAAAACTCATTGTTTTTAACTTGGCCAGTCTATCAGCCAGGCCGGACGCTGTAGTGTCAACCTTCATCCGCATGAACCGCGACAACGAGGCAAGCATCTGACCTTCGGTGCTAAGATCGCCAGGATTATTCCCCACACGGACAGTGAAATGACCCGCTATTTCAAAAGCCCAGACAGTGACCAGGTTGAAGAGGTCGATGCGTTTCAGGTTCTGGCAATATTGTTTCTGGGTGCGATCTATCTTCTTTTTGCCGGCCTTTGGCGGCACTTGTTGATCTGGGTTGTCGCGATAGGGCTGGGGTTTCTTGCAGGCCCGCCGTGGGCGGCCATACCTATTGGGGGTTGCCACTCATCTACTGTTTCTTGATACGCAAAATTGTAGCTGACGAGTATTTGAAGAAGGGTTGGGTGGAAGTGCCCGAGCCAACGCCCGCAGTGAAGAAAGAGGCGCCATCCGTTCAGTCTCCCGCAGAGTAGTTACGTTGAATCAAGCCCAGCCCAGTGCTGGGCTTTTTGCATCTGGCGCGCTCAAAGATGCCACTTCAACCTTATGCCCACCCAAAGAAGTAGCGGCAGGCGGATCTCTCTTTCAGCATGCCCGCAGAGGACGTGGCGAATCACTTGTTCGGGCCAAACCCCATTCGACTGAAAACACCATCGCGCTTGATCCATACATGAAATAGCGCTGCCGCCAAATGCAGCAGGATCAATGCAAAGAACGCATAGGCCAGCAGTGCGTGGGTTTGCTGCAGCGCTGCGTACAGTCGCGGATCAGGCTGTACCAGCACCGGAAGCGCCTTGCCAAGGACGCTGGGTGTTGGATAACCCCCTGCTGAAAGCATGGCCCAGCCAATCAGGGGGAGCATCGTCATCAGGCCATAAAAGGCAAGGTGTACCGCCGCCAATCCGTACGTGTGCCATAGCGTCAGCCCCTCCGGCGACGTGGGTGAGGGGCTGAGCCACCGATTGCAGATGCGCATGACGGCGAGTACGAAAATGCCTACGCCCAGCAATAAGTGGGCGCTCAGCAGCTGCGGTCGCCATTGCAGCGCACTGCTCATTGCAACGCCGATGAACAGGGTGGACAACAGCAGAACGGCCATTAACCAGTGGAGCAGGCGGCCAGTGAGGTTGTAGCGCTTGGGCCGAAGGTTGGGGGCTTTCATGGCGTCACCTCTTTGCCGGGGGCGTGGTCGCCGTTCTCGCGTTGTCGCAGGTTGAACGATTTTGCATAAACCCCTGATCGTGCGTGCAGGATCGGGTCATCCGAAATCTCGATCCCGTTCGGGACAATGGTGGGGTCAAAGTTGATATCGCGACATGCGCCGGTCGCCTGTTGGCTCACTGCGTTCACGTTCAGCGTTCCTGCATTGATCCGCTGCCGGCTCTCAGGCCACGGCTGTGAAGGGTCAAGAACGGGGTCGGTCGCCTCCGCAATGGTTACCACCAGGTCCCATACAAGCGGCTCGGCAGCAAGCCGGGTTTGAAGCTCGTCGAATAAATCCTGCGATTGGGCTTTTTCGCGCGCGTCTGCCGGCCAGGCGCTGAACGGGAGGCGTGGCTGTAACGCCCAGCGAACGAAGCGTTTGTGCTGCTGCGCGGAAATAAACACGAACGTGTTGATGCTGTTGAATTGGGTGACGGCGAAACTGCTGGCCCAGGGGGCGTTTTCAGACCACAGGGCAAGTTTTCTCGCTTGCGGGTGGGCTTGGTAGAACGCCTCAACCCGGGCCGGCACTGGCGCGTGGGAAGTGGCATCAGGCTCAAATGCGCTGATCATCGCTACCAGTTCCTCAACGGTCGCAGTGGCGGAGAAGGGGCTGTTCACCATTGCAATGCGCCATTCACCGCCTTCGAGATCCTTAAGCTGCAGCGATAGGCTCAAGTCGCGGCTGGTGTTATCCGCTGCGTGCGGGTTGTCAGACCCCAGGGAAAAACGCCCCACTACAGGGCTGGATGCTCCCCTGAAGACCGCTGCAGACGAAAGCTCGGCCGCTTGTCGAGTGGGGGCGAACTGCCCGCTGAAGCACATGCCTTTGCCGTGTGCGCGTCTGAAACCCGCCGGGAACGGATGTGGAGCATCTTTGACAAGCACAGCCAACACCTGCCCGGAGGTGAGCCGGCCTTGGCCGATCCACCCTGCCAGCCAGGCAAATGCGAACGCCAAACCGGCAACAATGAAACCGATACAGAGTGCCGAGCACCCGCGTGATCGAAATGTTGAAAGAAAACGCGACAAATCCCACTACCTCCGAAACAAGCGGCCATCCGCATTGCGGCAGTCAGTGGCGAAATGTCTCGAAAGAGTTCCAGCGTTACTGGCAGATTGTATTCGCGGCGAGCCGCACGCGCCGTCACGTGACGGGGGACGGGTGTGGCGCTGTATGTGAAGCAGTTACCAGGGCTTTTGCGATTTTTGCGGCATGTCCATTTTTGACGCGCAAAGTATCCCTACGCCGCACCCGCCGCTGACTTTCAAAGCCGTCGTGTACCACTCAGCAGAAAAGCTGAGCCACCGAAAGCAGGCAAATCATCTGGACAACCATTTGCGCTCGAATGGGATGTTTCATGGTCCTGACCTCCCCAACAACTGTTGGTACTTTTGAGTATAGGTCGTGAAACGGATTCTTGACGGTTCAATGGAGCCAAACGCCCGGCAGGTGCTGCTTACAACTATCTGCCCGGCCCCATTGCACTTTTTTTCATTTATCCAATCTATCTTTGTCGCAGCCCCGCCGATCCCCCGCGTGGGCAAAAGAACCAGATCGGGTGCCGATGGATCGCACGTTACGTTTATTCAAAATTGGCTGGATGCGCCGGCCGTTGTGGCTGGCAGTGGTGTTGATGCTCTGCGCCGGCGGTTGCAGCCAGCAACAAGGGCGGGATATCGCCAAGCAATTGAGCAATGGCAAACCCGACGAGTTCTTCCAGACCAGCGTCGATCGCATGGCGACCCTGGGCATGCGCGACAACCTGCAAAGCCTTTATCTGCTGATGAACAAGCTCTACCTGCGCAACCCCAACCAATGGCGTCAGTCGGGTTACCCGGATGCGGTGACGGCTGCGCGGGAGATTCGCCAGGCCATTGAACAACAGCGATCCCTGCCGGCCCTTGGCGAGCGTCGTGACCTGGCAGCCCTGAGCTACTCCCTGAGCCCGGAATTCCAAGGGGACCGGGTCGGGGCCTTTATCTACGCGATCGGCAGCATGCTTGTGACCGCGCATGGTGGGCGTACCGAGTTCTACATAACCGACTCGATCAACCCGCAATTCGTCAGCAATGCTGCGCGCAATATCGAAAAGGCCACTTGGTTGCTCAGTAAACGCCAGGATGCAAACGGCGTGCTGCTATTGTTTTCCAATGAGATATCGGAGGAGGGCAGCAACCTCAGCTTTGCCGTGGAGTTCGGCAAGATCGTGGCGCGCCTCGACCTGTTGACCCAGATGCTCGATGAGCGCTACCGGCGGATCGGGCTCAATTACGCGCAAAGCTTGCTGCTGATGAATTTCCTGCCGGTGCAGTGATGCATTTCGTCGGCCGGGATTTAAGCCGCATCACGGATGGCCGATGCAGTGGCGACACCTGTGATCTTGGGAGAGTGTTATCAAACATCTGACAGTTGAAGAATTGGATGCCATCACGGAGA
The genomic region above belongs to Pseudomonas poae and contains:
- a CDS encoding cytochrome b/b6 domain-containing protein, producing MKAPNLRPKRYNLTGRLLHWLMAVLLLSTLFIGVAMSSALQWRPQLLSAHLLLGVGIFVLAVMRICNRWLSPSPTSPEGLTLWHTYGLAAVHLAFYGLMTMLPLIGWAMLSAGGYPTPSVLGKALPVLVQPDPRLYAALQQTHALLAYAFFALILLHLAAALFHVWIKRDGVFSRMGFGPNK
- a CDS encoding catalase family peroxidase, which translates into the protein MSRFLSTFRSRGCSALCIGFIVAGLAFAFAWLAGWIGQGRLTSGQVLAVLVKDAPHPFPAGFRRAHGKGMCFSGQFAPTRQAAELSSAAVFRGASSPVVGRFSLGSDNPHAADNTSRDLSLSLQLKDLEGGEWRIAMVNSPFSATATVEELVAMISAFEPDATSHAPVPARVEAFYQAHPQARKLALWSENAPWASSFAVTQFNSINTFVFISAQQHKRFVRWALQPRLPFSAWPADAREKAQSQDLFDELQTRLAAEPLVWDLVVTIAEATDPVLDPSQPWPESRQRINAGTLNVNAVSQQATGACRDINFDPTIVPNGIEISDDPILHARSGVYAKSFNLRQRENGDHAPGKEVTP